One part of the Pecten maximus chromosome 1, xPecMax1.1, whole genome shotgun sequence genome encodes these proteins:
- the LOC117324990 gene encoding monocyte to macrophage differentiation factor-like: protein MASPWKLSSQCDFNRLMNCRAKKGEAYVPTDVEHVANIITHGFWVIPSALATLWMVYRANTHLQYKMALVYGLALTALFFVSCMFHSLSFSGRYRKLRIFFHIGDRAVIYIFIASSYTPWLVLKDLGGLGDETLVIVWTMAAVGILYQYVFHEKYKWLEIVFYLTIGVCPALVTFTMRETTGLYELALGGMTYIAGVVFFKCDGIIPFAHAIWHCFVLVGAMLHYYAISAYLLGREKDEVMWGS, encoded by the exons ATGGCTTCTCCCTGGAAACTCTCGTCACAATGTGACTTCAACAG GTTGATGAACTGTCGAGCAAAGAAAGGGGAAGCTTACGTCCCTACTGATGTGGAGCATGTGGCTAATATTATAACACACGGG TTTTGGGTGATCCCCAGTGCTCTTGCCACCCTGTGGATGGTATATCGGGCCAACACACACCTGCAGTACAAAATGGCACTTGTTTATGGCTTGGCTCTCACAGCACTGTTCTTTGTTTCCTGCATGTTTCACTCTCTGTCATTCAGTGGAAGGTACAG gaaattaagaattttttttcacattggTGACCGTGCAGTTATCTACATCTTCATAGCTTCATCTTACACACCATG GCTGGTACTGAAGGACTTGGGAGGTCTTGGTGATGAAACTCTTGTGATTGTATGGACAATGGCAGCTGTGGGAATTCTTTACCAGTATGTTTTCCATGAAAA GTATAAGTGGTTGGAGATAGTGTTTTACCTCACTATTGGAGTGTGTCCAGCTCTGGTTACATTTACTATG AGAGAGACGACAGGTCTGTATGAACTGGCTTTGGGAGGCATGACCTACATAGCTGGTGTAGTGTTCTTTAAATGTGATGGCATCATCCCTTTTGCCCATGCTATCTGGCATTGCTTTGTGTTGGTGGGGGCTATGCTTCACTACTATGCCATATCTGCCTACCTGCTTGGTCGTGAAAAGGATGAGGTCATGTGGGGCAGCTAA